A segment of the Bos taurus isolate L1 Dominette 01449 registration number 42190680 breed Hereford chromosome 8, ARS-UCD2.0, whole genome shotgun sequence genome:
ccgcacagttgcactcatctcacacgctagtaaagtaatgctcaaaattctccaagccaggcttcagcaatacgtgaaccgtgaactttcagatgttcaagctggtttttagaaaaggcagaggaaccagagatcaaattgccaacctctgctggaccatggaaaaagcaggagagttccagaaaaaaatctatttctgttttattgactatgccaaagcctttgactgtgtggatcacaataaactgtgggcaattctgaaagagatgggaataccagaccacctgacctgcctcttgagaaacctcaagaaatcacaagagaaaattagaaaatattctgaacttaaaatgaaaacaacattaaaTTTTGTGAGATGTAGCTAAAGCAGTGCTCTTTAGAGAGAAATCAGAGTTTCAAAAGTTGATAttagaaagcaaaaggaaagatctagaatcagtgaactgaaccACTTCTTGTAATAAAGATAAAGTTAGTGAAAAAGACTTTgtacaaacagaaaattagaggaaaaaatcaGTAAAACCAAAAGCCATTAACACTGTCAGCCAATCTGATAatcaagaaacaaagaacaaaaaaacaaagacacaaattaccaatatcaggaTTAAAAGCTCAGTCATCATTACAAATCCTATagctattaaaaaattataagagaatatcATAAACAACTTTATACCAGGATATCACCAAAATTAAGGCTATAAGAAGTAGAATCTGAAtaccttgacttttttttaaaaaaagaaattgagtttgtaattaaaatttttttccagatgGAAAACTCTGGGCATGATGGCTTCATGATGGTAAAATTTATTGGCCATTTATGGAAGAATTATGACCAGTCCTGTCTAAGTTCTTTCAGAAAACAGAGAAGGAGAGAACAGgtcccaactcattttatgaggccctCCCTCATTACTTTCCTACCGAACcacacaaaggaaaagaaagaaatttacagaccagtgaagtgaagtcactcagtcgtgtccgactctttgcgaccccatggactgtagcctactacgctcctccgtccatgggattttccaggcaagagtagtggagtaggttgccatttgtaTCTCTCATGAAAATAgacataaaaattcttttttaaattaattttaattggaatatagttgctttacattgttgtgttaatttctgctgtacagtagtgaatcagttgtacgtatacatatattcccctgttttggatttccttctcatttaggttgccacagagcattgagtcgagttccctgtgctatacagtaggttctcattagttacctatttcatacatagtgtatatgtgtcaatcccagtctgcCAGTGCATCCCACACCACTTTCCCTGCTTGTTGTTCTCTATGTTTGTATCACtgcttctgctttgcaaataattttATCTGTATCATTTGtctagattgcacatataagcattatacaatatttgtttttctctttctgacttacttcactctgtatgacagtctctaggtccatccacatctctgtaaACAGCACAGTTTTATCCCTTTTTATGggtgagtgatattccattgtatatatgtactacatctccTTTATTCTTCTGTAGATGGGcatttaggttccttccatgtcctggctactgtaaactgcagtgaacattggggtgaatgtatctttctgaattaagatttctccaggtatatgcccaggagtagaattgctgggtcatatggtaattctatttttagtggttttaagaatctccatactgttctccatagtggctttaccaatttacattcccaccaacagtgtaggagagttcccttttctgccCACCCGCTCCAGCAGTTActggttgtagattttttgatgatggtcactctgaccagtgtgaggtgatacctcattgtagttttgatttgcatttctctaataattagtgatgttgagcatcttttcatgtgtttgttggccatctgtatgtcttctttggagaaaagtctatttaaatCTTCTGTCCATATTTTCTATTGTGTTGtgtggtttatttttttgtttgtttttattgagccgcataagctgtttgtatattttggagattaatactttgtcagttacttcatttgcaaatattttctcctgttccatGAGtcgtctttttgttttgtttatgacttcctttgctgtacaaaagcttttaagtttcattaagtcccaattgtttatttttgtttttattttcattactctaggaggtgagtcacaAAAGATCTTGTTATGTTATCTTGTTATgtatgtttatatctttaatccattttgagcttatttttgtgtatggtattaggaagtgttcttaTCTCATTGATTTACATGTTACTGTTCAGTTTTCtgagcaccacttattgaagaggctgcctttttttctctctgttgtattttctttcctcctctgtcatAGGGTAGGTGATCACAGATGcgtgggtttacctctgggctttctattctgttccattgatctatatttctgttttcatgccagtaccatactgtctttattactgtaggtttgtagtatagtctcaagtcagggaacctgattgcttcagctgtttttctttctcaagatcgctctggctgtttggggtcttttgtgttttcatacaaattgtaaaaaaaaaaaattgttctaatTTTGTTACAAattccattggtaatttgatagggaatTGCATTGAGTCTGTAGACTGCTTTGAGTAGTATcgtcattttcacaatactgattcttctagtccaagaacatggtatatctctctacctgtttgtgttgtttttgatttctttcatcagtgtcttacagttttctaagtacaagtcttttgcctccttaggtaggtttgtTCCTaggtacatattttattatttttgttgtaatggtgaatCGGATTATTTCCTtagtttctgtttctgatttgtcattgttagtgtataggatgCAAGAGTTTTCTGTaacttaattttatatcctgaagccttaccaaattcattgattagctctcgTAGTTCTTTTGGCATCTCTAAGATTTTCTATGTGTAGTATCACAGgtacaaaaattcttaacaaaattttagcaaatttagaaaaacaatatatatataaaaaggtaAGTTGGATATAGGAGGTAAACTACCTGTTACACAAGCTCCTGATGGATGTTTCATTCAGGAATCTTACTCTGAGTGCTGGGAAGAGGGACTTCTGCTTCTCTGAGTCAGGAGTCTATGGTtgtatttcttctgttctttgcTTTTCTGGTCTGAAATGCCAAGAGGCTGGGGAACtagtgggggaggaggggttcCTGACTCTGACTTGAGCAACTCTGAtgtaataaatgtaataaattaagaagaggtagaaaaatacacagaagaactgtacaaaaaagatcatcatgacccagataatcacgatggtgtgatcactcacctagagccaggcatcctggaatgtaaagtcaagtgggccttagacagcatcactacgaacaaagatagtggaggtgatggaattccagttgagctatttcaaatcctgaaagatgatgctgtgaaagtgctgcactcaatatgccagcaaatttggaaaactcagcagtggccacaggactggaaaaggtcagttttcattccaatcccaaagaaaggcaataccaaagaatgctcaaactaccgcacaattacactcatctcacacgctagtaaagtgatgctcaaaattctccaagccaggcttcaacaatacgtgaaccgtgaacttccagatgttcaagctggctttagaaaaggcagaggaaccagagatcaaattgccaacatccgctggatcatcgaaaaagtaagagagtttcagaaaaaacatctatttctgctttattgactgtgccaaagcctttgactgtgaggatcacaataaactgtggaaaattctgaaagagatgggcttaccagaccacctgacctgcctcttgagaaacttgtatgtaggtcaggaagcgacagttagaactggccatggaacaacagactggttccaaataggaaaaggagtacgtcaagtctgtatattgtcaccctgcttatttaacttatatgcagagtacatcatgagaaacgctggactggaagaagcacaagctggaatcaagattgctgggagaaatatcaataacctcagatatgcagatgacaccacccttatggcagaaagtaaagacgaactaaagagcctcttgatgaaagtgaaagaggagagtgaaaaagttggcttaaagctcaacattcagaaaacgaagatcatggcatttggtcccatcacttcatggcaaataggtggggaaacagtggctgactttatttttttgggctccaaaatcactgcagatggtgactgcagccatgaaattaagagactcttactccttggaaggaaagttatgaccaacctagatagcatattaaaaagcagagatattactttgccaacaaaggtccatctagtcaaggctatggtttttccagtggtcatgtatggatgtgagaattggactgtgaagaaagcagggtgccaaagaattgatgcttttgaactgtggtgttggagaagactctggagagtcccttggactgcaaggagatccaaccagttcatcctaaaggcgatcagtcctgggtgttcattggaaggactgctgttgaagctggaactccaatactttggccacctgatgcaaagagctgactcattggaaagaccctaatgctgggaaagattgagggcaggtggagaaggggacgacagaggatgagatagtcggatggcatcaccaactcgatggacatgggtttgggtggactccgggatttggtgatggacagggaggcctggcgtgctgaggttcatggggttgcaaagagtgggacacgactgagcgactgaactgaactgaactgatgtaataatTCCTAAAGGAGCTTGAATACTGCCATCACTTATGCACCCCAATTAAATTGCATAACATTTTACTGAATTAAGAGACAGACTGTTCTACATGAGTTAGTCAGTAGTCAACAAACATTAaagttttttcatttaaaaagataatgtaACTAAGGATTTAATCTGTTTTATAGAAGAATATAATtcatattaacagaataaaagaaattcTCTGGTCATCTCAATGTttgcagaaaaagtatttgatagATTTCAGTATTGATTAATGATTTAGAAAGTCTTAGCAAATTAGAATAATCGGGTGCTTCCTCAGTCTGGCAAAAGGCCTTTGTAAAATGCTTATAGGTTTTCAGTGATGAAAACTTGAACCCCTTCCCACAAATAATGGAAACAAGGCAAGAATGTCCACTCTGGCCACTTCTCTTCAACATTCTACTTGTAGGTTCTAGCCAGTACAGTAaggcaagaagaagaaatgatttTGAAGAACTCTGTATTCACAAGTGCCATATGATCATGGTCAGAGAGAATCCTAAGAAGTTTACCAAAAACATTATTAGAATTAGTGATTGAATTCATCAGAGTCTCTGAATACAAGGTCAATGTATAAACATCAATTGTActataatgctacaatgaacaattgaaaagtgaaatttaaaaaacgcTCCCATTTATAGTAGCATCAAAGAAcatgaaatatttaggaatacatttaacaaaataCGTGTAAAATCTGTACATTAGAAACTATGAAACATGgtaagagagaaatgaaagaagactgAAGTAAATGAAAAGACGTAAGACATTCATGTGTCAGAAAATGTAATATTGTTATTGTATCACTTCTCCCCAAATTGATATATAGATTATAGATCTTAGCTATAATCCtagtagctttatttttttatatatataatggcagggtgatttaaaaatatttatggagagGCAAAGAGCAAAGTTGACTGAatcatacttcctgatttcaagaCATACTATAAAAAAATCAAGACAGCATGATACTTGTGGGAGAACAGACATGCAGAATAGAAAATTCCATAAATAGACTTCAACATACATGGTTAGGGAAcagaagtggggaggggcagcAGTAAGAGTCCCATTTGTCATCTCATTATAAGAAGTATAGAATTTCAGAATAATCTTGGTCAGTTTTATTAGCAAATGTTATTTTAGGACAGATTTTATGAAGTGTTATTTTATGCCACTAAATAAACCATAAGCTTAATTTTGCAATCTGGGTAGATGTGTATTTGTTTTACAGTTTAAGCTTCACTAACTAATTTAATAGACTAGCCAAAAGCAATTTCAAATACTTCCATATATTACCAATGATCAGTCCTTATTGTTTCTAAAATAAGATGAAAGTGAAGCAAAATGTTTGTATGACATTACTTAAATGTAATTATATTTAGTTTCTATAAAATAGCAGATTAAATGCCAGAACttgtcctcatttattttttaaatagagctGCGTAAGTTACAGTGCTTTAATTCATGAGCAGTTAGATtgtttttggaaatttttaaaaagccattttctAAGCTAATTCAcattatgcttttaattttaaataataaaggtTATTTCTAAATGATAGCTTCACTGTGTACCAAGTTAGCATTTGAtagtttaaaataagaaattaaacttTGACTCTTTTAAGGGagtattttaaatagcttttagTGTTTAAACGTGTACATATACATGCTTAGGCACATTTAATCATTAAAATTGCTTGTCAGGATAGTCAAGGAAATGTCCTCTGTAACAGTTTTCCTCAGATCTATTTCAGACTTATGCATGTGTtactatatttatctttatctaaTCAGCCCTTGCTGTTaggttttgttattttattacaAGCAGCTGTGCaaagctttttcttttaagaattacATTCTTTTGTAGAGCTGCCATCATTCACACATTACACATTTGGGCAGCAAATTAAAGGCAAGTAAACTGCAGAACTAGATGAAATACGTAATGTCAATATAATTCATACCTTTGTGGAAAAGCTGCTCTTTTGGGACAATTAAATTGAAGATACTAAGATTTTCAGAAGTCATACAAAAGATATACTCATGATTTTATCACTCTTAGGTGTTTTCAACCATGAAGCTTACACTGCTTTAACTGTATTTACTATTCTGAGAGTTAATAGCATGCCAACATTTAATTAGTTTGCTCTGATACTGAGAAGTGTATACATATTAGTGTATACATTTAGTGAATTTAAAAGACTGTCAGAAGTCTAAATTCCAAACCTGTGATCCAAATAGGGACTTTTGGAATATAAAATCTCACTGCAACTTTTGTGTGACAGTTTGAAACATTTCAGTTTGCAGACTATGAACATCAGATTTAGTTGACCTTTGAGTTTATACTAGATTCCAGGTTCGTTTGTGGCATCCACAAGTGGGATAGGCATTATCCCGTTGTCTCATATTGCACCATCAAGCTTAACAGGTAAATTATTCCTGTatcatagataagaaaactgaatctTAGGACCTTCTTCAGGGTTACATAACTAATTAAGGATGTTACATCTAGTAGATGTATTGATGACCTCACTCCACCATTTAGGATTGTTGTTAGTTAAGAGAAGTGGGCGCAGCGACGTCACGGAGCGCCGTGCGTCAGGTCAAAGTTTAGCCCCACCTCTGCTTCCTCACTGTCTCCGCCTGCGCTGCCGCCACCTCTGCCGCTGCTTAGGGCCCGGTtccgctcctcctcctcctccgccttCTTTCCTGAGCGCTGCCCGGCCGGCCGCCATGGCGAACGTGGCCGACACGAAACTGTACGACATCCTGGGCGTCCCGCCTGGAGCCAACGAGAACGAGCTGAAGAAGGCATACAGAAAGTTAGCCAAAGAATACCATCCTGATAAGAATCCAAATGCTGGTGACAAATTCAAAGAAATAAGCTTTGCATATGAAGTACTATCAAATCCTGAGAAGCGCGAACTATATGACAGATATGGAGAACAAGGTCTTCGGGAGGGTAGCGGTGGAGGTGGTGGCATGGATGATATTTTCTCTCACATCTTTGGTGGAGGATTATTTAACTTTATGGGTAATCAGAGCAGAAGTCGAAATGGcagaagaagaggagaagacaTGATGCATCCACTCAAAGTATCTTTAGAAGACCTGTATAATGGCAAGACAACCAAACTACAGCTTAGCAAGAATGTACTCTGTAGTGCATGCAGTGGCCAAGGTGGGAAGTCTGGAGCTGTTCAGAAGTGTAGTGCTTGTCGGGGTCGAGGTGTCCGCATCATGATCAGACAGCTGGCTCCAGGGATGGTGCAGCAGATGCAGTCTGTGTGTTCTGACTGTAATGGAGAAGGAGAGGTAATTAATGAAAAGGACCGCTGTAAAAAATGTGAAGGGAAGAAAGTGATTAAAGAAGTCAAGATTCTTGAAGTCCAGGTAGACAAAGGCATGAAACATGGGCAGAGAATTACGTTTACTGGGGAAGCAGACCAGGCCCCAGGAGTGGAACCAGGAGACATTGTTCTTTTGCTACAAGAAAAAGAGCATGAGGTGTTCCAGAGAGATGGGAATGATTTGCACATGACATATAAGATAGGACTTGTTGAAGCTCTTTGTGGGTTTCAGTTCACATTTAAGCACCTTGATGGACGTCAGATTGTGGTGAAATACCCCCCCTGGCAAAGTAATTGAACCAGGATGTGTTCGTGTAGTTCGAGGTGAAGGAATGCCACAATATCGTAATCCCTTTGAAAAAGGTGATCTTTACATAAAGTTTGATGTGCAGTTTCCTGAAAACAACTGGATCAACCCAGATAAACTTTCTGAATTAAAAGATCTTCTGCCATCTAGACCAGAAGTTCCAAATATTATTGGAGACACTGAGGAGGTAGAGCTTCAAGAATTTGATAGCACACGGGGCTCAGGAGGCAGCCAGAGGCGTGAAGCCTATAATGATAGCTCTGATGAAGAAAGCAGTAGCCATCATGGACCAGGAGTGCAATGCGCCCATCAGTAAACTCTGCAGACAACTTGCACAGGGGGATTTTCTCTCCACATTGGCCTGGTTTGTTTTCCGCAATCCAGCTGGAGGGTCTGGTCAACCCAGATGAACTGATGGACATCTGTTGGTCTAtgtgtaacttttaaaattgatatAGTATCTACAGAGTGTATAATTTAAACTAACCACAAAGCTTTACATCTTCATTTCGACTGTTCTATAGCAGAATAAAGCACTTGAAAGGAAACAAGACTCCCTTTCACACATGGGTTATAAGTTTCAGTCCTGATATTTGTGCTTGATTTTTATCAGTTTTGTGTAGAttttatgtttcatattttaaattcaattcCCACATTGTAAAGTTTGTGTACAGTTTGTCCTGAAGCTTTGTGTTTGGCTGCACCTGCATAAGCTGCTACAAATAGAATAAAGAATCTCATAGCCTGTGTCTGTCATTTAGATGCATGGGAAAATGGGCTTTGCACACAATGGGTTTGGAGCTGACTGGGAACAATGGAAAAAATATCATTAGCTGAGCTGTGTTTGTAAAGTTTTGGGTGGGGTCcgggtgtttctttttctttatttctttctcccccacccccacctgttttttttttggtttttttttttttttttaccatcttgtGAAAGGTTTCTGGAACTGAATAATAAAAAGCAGTtggtgtaaattaaaaaaaaaagagaagtgctCCATGTTCAGGAAATAATCTTTGCAGTGTAAACATACTGCATTGTTTACTGATATAGACAGGTCTTTACTTTTGTATTAACTGAAGAGATTATTGAACAACTTGCTATTTTAGATTAGccatcttttaattcatttttgtttctgctGCCACTCTGTTGATTCAGATTTCCATGACCTGCCACCTGAGCTAATGCAGTATTTTGTAATTAGTCTCTTTTGGTATGTTTATGTCCATACAATGTTTAACAGGTTAATTTGATTCCAAAACTTTCAGTACCTACCTCATATTGCTTAATCAAAGGAAGCATGAACTCATCCTGGCGTGGAACTTGAATTTTGCTTCTCAGTTTTGCCCTTCCCATTTCATCTCTGTGACCCATGTAAACCTCACCTGTTGTTGAATGGACTTTGAGTTGAGCTACAGGTGGATGACCTCCCTCTTTGCTTGCCATCTCAGCACTGCCCTTCCTCTTGAAAGATTTTCCCTGTTGCCTGACCTAGCACTTGGTTTATACCTCTTAGTTTTAAAACCTAATAGTTTTATCCCCAAAGTTTTATTCTGATTGGCTGGTCAGAAGGAGGTTCTGAATGTTAAATCACATGCAGCCTGCATGGGGATAAGGAAAATCACTTTAGTAAGCAGCTTCCAAAGCTGCCTGTTGCCTCAGTCTTCCTTGGCTCTCCAGCACCAAGATTTAGGATCACAGAAGTTACAAAGCTTGACAAGAATCTGGTTCAACTG
Coding sequences within it:
- the LOC614732 gene encoding LOW QUALITY PROTEIN: dnaJ homolog subfamily A member 2-like (The sequence of the model RefSeq protein was modified relative to this genomic sequence to represent the inferred CDS: deleted 1 base in 1 codon), producing MLHLVDVLMTSLHHLGLLLVKRSGRSDVTERRASGQSLAPPLLPHCLRLRCRHLCRCLGPGSAPPPPPPSFLSAARPAAMANVADTKLYDILGVPPGANENELKKAYRKLAKEYHPDKNPNAGDKFKEISFAYEVLSNPEKRELYDRYGEQGLREGSGGGGGMDDIFSHIFGGGLFNFMGNQSRSRNGRRRGEDMMHPLKVSLEDLYNGKTTKLQLSKNVLCSACSGQGGKSGAVQKCSACRGRGVRIMIRQLAPGMVQQMQSVCSDCNGEGEVINEKDRCKKCEGKKVIKEVKILEVQVDKGMKHGQRITFTGEADQAPGVEPGDIVLLLQEKEHEVFQRDGNDLHMTYKIGLVEALCGFQFTFKHLDGRQIVVKYPPGKVIEPGCVRVVRGEGMPQYRNPFEKGDLYIKFDVQFPENNWINPDKLSELKDLLPSRPEVPNIIGDTEEVELQEFDSTRGSGGSQRREAYNDSSDEESSSHHGPGVQCAHQ